A region from the Lolium perenne isolate Kyuss_39 chromosome 4, Kyuss_2.0, whole genome shotgun sequence genome encodes:
- the LOC139838992 gene encoding uncharacterized protein, with product MPSDARSRSTSRDRRVRGEGRAATTEEDDPEDEQRMARLPREVRAIRRRLDKHEQSAADTSAALNAIQGEMSRMTQMMAALFSSMPYASVAGIAPSAHPNLTATQSHLLSTPPPLSQVSLSPILEMTMPAPTPVTTLPTPPQFGALTPENLPHPTYPPKATTFPPPTPPVYTYTAPVVTTSTIHTTPPPIHHIHQVKLQGRGCSSVRIYWNSSIYQLNTESNGDWPISEVKQKTWISTTGLNLQTLSWEQLSQVLIDRFPDAVSNDPMDQLQLLKQVTSVNIYIDSYETWMTQMKRERTYLPQDFFVDCFVSGLKENIKHQVQCQKPDSLLSAYWYARQYEKASNSVTRIPAQFLPPARAPPPPNRPILPRENRQRAANDRPREPRKCWYCPENWIIGHKCQPMIRALQVIEMQGNDQDMDPPAAAELPVQPVDIQQAPPIEAGPDIPTEHEQLMNISSAAYNGCPSDSTISLLLRLNKASAVALADTGSTDTFMDMKFAQAHNIPLTATKQRTVKVAGGGTLASTAIASNCQFKKLLISSEKCNKLIAKGASGYWLCNVQTETVTTEAIQPAVSEPVSTLLHQFQDIFQPPVGLPPARQCDHQIPLFPDAKPPNIRPYRMSHSQKNAVEQVIKEMLKNKEIRLSKSPFSSPVILVRKKDKSWRLCVDFRALNALTIKNKFPIPVIEDLLDELQGAVIFSKFDLKSGYHQIRMNEADIHKTGFSTHLGHYEYLVMPFGLCNAPATFQEFMNSIFSKYLRQFVLVFFDDILVYSKSHEEHIEHLKIVLNIFRVHDLKAKISKCQFEQSRIEYLGHIISGKGVATDPSKIQDILNWPVPQCIKQLRGFLGLTGYYRRFIPGYAHICQPLHAVLKKNAYHWTSDQNMAFQQLKQVMSQPPLLALPDFTLPFILETDACHTGLGAVLMQQSRPLAYFSKCLGPKNSEKSVYEKEAMAILEALKKWRHYFLGNKLIMKTDQSSLKYLASQKLLEGIQHKLMLKLLEFDYSIQYKKGCGNIAADALSRKFQPIE from the exons ATGCCGTCGGACGCCAGATCGCGATCTACGTCGCGTGACCGCCGCGTTCGTGGCGAGGGACGCGCCGCCACGACAGAAGAAGACGATCCCGAGGACGAGCAGCGCATGGCCCGACTACCGCGCGAGGTCCGCGCCATCCGCCGCCGCCTGGACAAGCACGAGCAGTCTGCCGCCGACACATCAGCCGCGCTGAACGCGATACAAGGTGAGATGTCCCGCATGACTCAGATGATGGCTGCTCTGTTTTCATCCATGCCTTATGCTAGCGTCGCCGGAATCGCACCCTCTGCCCACCCCAACCTCACCGCCACCCAAAGCCACCTCCTTTCCACGCCGCCACCTCTATCCCAAGTCTCCCTGTCCCCGATCTTGGAGATGACCATGCCGGCACCCACCCCGGTCACCACCCTCCCAACACCACCTCAATTCGGCGCCTTGACGCCGGAGAACCTTCCTCACCCAACCTACCCACCCAAAGCTACAACCTTTCCACCACCCACGCCACCAGTCTACACATACACCGCGCCGGTCGTCACTACCTCCACCATACACACCACACCACCACCGATCCATCACATCCACCAA GTGAAGCTCCAAGGGCGTGGCTGCTCGAGTGTGAGGATATACTGGAACTCGTCAATATACCAGCTGAACACAGAGTCAAATGGGGATTGGCCCATATCAGAGGTCAAGCAAAAAACATGGATCAGTACTACTGGCCTGAACTTGCAAACACTTTCCTGGGAGCAACTCAGCCAAGTTCTCATCGATCGTTTCCCCGATGCAGTCtccaatgatccaatggatcaactGCAATTACTGAAGCAAGTGACATCAGTAAACATCTATATTGATTCATATGAAACATGGATGACTCAGATGAAAAGGGAAAGGACTTATCTGCCCCAGGATTTCTTTGTCGATTGTTTTGTCAGTGGACTGAAGGAAAACATCAAGCATCAGGTTCAATGCCAAAAACCTGACTCACTGCTCTCTGCCTACTGGTATGCCAGACAATATGAAAAGGCTTCCAATTCAGTGACCAGAATACCTGCACAATTCCTTCCTCCAGCTCGAGCTCCTCCTCCACCAAACAGACCAATATTACCAAGAGAGAACAGACAAAGAGCAGCTAATGACAGACCAAGAGAACCTCGCAAATGCTGGTATTGTCCGGAGAATTGGATCATTGGGCACAAATGTCAACCTATGATAAGAGCCTTGCAGGTCATAGAAATGCAGGGTAATGACCAGGACATGGATCCTCCAGCAGCAGCTGAATTGCCAGTCCAGCCTGTTGACATACAGCAAGCCCCACCCATAGAGGCAGGTCCTGATATTCCAACTGAGCATGAACAACTCATGAACATATCATCTGCAGCTTACAATGGATGTCCAAGTGACTCCACCATTTCTCTGTTACTCAGACTGAACAAAGCCTCAGCAGTGGCCCTAGCTGACACTGGTAGTACTGACACATTCATGGATATGAAATTTGCTCAAGCTCATAACATTCCCTTAACTGCAACCAAACAGAGGACAGTCAAAGTAGCTGGTGGTGGTACTCTTGCTTCTACAGCTATAGCTTCCAACTGCCAGTTCA AGAAACTTCTCATCTCATCTGAGAAATGCAACAAATTGATTGCCAAGGGAGCCTCAGGGTACTGGTTATGCAATGTGCAAACTGAAACTGTCACTACTGAAGCAATACAACCAGCAGTATCTGAACCTGTCAGTACCCTACTACATCAATTCCAGGATATCTTCCAGCCTCCAGTGGGTCTACCCCCTGCACGACAGTGTGACCATCAAATCCCATTGTTCCCTGATGCTAAACCACCTAACATCAGGCCTTACAGGATGTCACACAGCCAGAAAAATGCTGTAGAGCAAGTGATCAAAGAAATGCTGAAGAATAAGGAGATAAGACTAAGCAAGAGCCCATTTTCTTCTCCTGTGATACTGGTTAGAAAAAAGGACAAGTCATGGAGACTCTGTGTGGATTTCAGAGCTCTCAATGCCctgaccatcaaaaacaaatttcCCATCCCTGTCATAGAGGATCTACTGGATGAATTGCAAGGAGCAGTCATTTTCTCTAAATTTGACTTAAAATCTGGATATCATCAGATACGAATGAATGAGGCAGACATACACAAGACTGGATTCTCCACACACCTGGGCCATTATGAGTATCTGGTAATGCCTTTTGGCTTGTGCAATGCACCTGCTACCTTCCAGGAATTCATGAACAGCATATTCTCCAAATACCTGAGACAATTTGTCTTGGTATTTTTTGATGATATCCTTGTATACAGTAAATCCCATGAAGAACACATAGAACACCTGAAGATTGTCCTCAACATTTTCAGAGTGCATGACCTCAAAGCAAAAATATCCAAGTGCCAATTTGAGCAGTCACGGATAGAATACCTGGGGCATATTATTTCTGGAAAAGGAGTAGCAACTGATCCATCCAAAATACAAGACATCCTCAATTGGCCAGTACCACAGTGTATCAAGCAACTGAGAGGATTCTTAGGACTCACTGGTTATTACAGAAGATTCATTCCTGGATATGCTCACATCTGTCAACCACTGCATGCTGTTCTGAAGAAGAATGCTTACCATTGGACTTCTGACCAGAATATGGCATTCCAGCAACTGAAGCAAGTAATGTCCCAGCCACCTCTACTGGCACTTCCTGACTTCACACTTCCTTTCATCCTGGAAACAGATGCTTGCCACACTGGGTTAGGAGCAGTCCTCATGCAACAATCAAGACCTTTGGCATATTTCAGTAAATGCCTTGGTCCCAAAAACTCAGAGAAATCAGTTTATGAAAAAGAGGCCATGGCTATCTTGGAGGCTCTCAAAAAATGGAGACACTATTTTCTGGGAAACAAACTGATCATGAAAACTGATCAAAGCAGCCTCAAGTACTTGGCCAGCCAAAAACTACTAGAGGGAATACAACACAAATTAATGTTGAAGCTCCTGGAATTTGACTACTCCATTCAGTACAAAAAAGGATGTGGAAATATAGCAGCTGATGCCCTTTCCAGGAAATTCCAGCCAATAGAATAA